In a genomic window of Nitratireductor basaltis:
- a CDS encoding shikimate dehydrogenase, with product MAEAPIKAFVCGHPIKHSRSPLIHGYWLEKHGLQGSYEAVDIAPVDFPSFLRSLEELGYAGGNVTLPHKEAAFRHAEKLDGAAERIGAVNTLWLEGGHLCGSNTDAYGFAANLDQQLPGWDSARTAMVLGAGGAARAVVHALQERGFDEVRIVNRTQARARDLQMRFGGSTSSHGWDEIEKLLPSTDLLVNTTSLGMAGSALLDISLDGLPDHAIVSDIVYVPLKTRLLKDAEARNLRTAEGLGMLLHQAVAAFERWFEVKPEVTDELRQRIVHDLGGAK from the coding sequence ATGGCTGAAGCGCCGATCAAGGCATTTGTCTGCGGGCACCCGATCAAGCACTCAAGGTCACCACTCATCCATGGTTACTGGCTCGAAAAGCACGGACTTCAGGGCTCCTATGAGGCCGTCGACATTGCTCCGGTCGACTTCCCTTCCTTTCTCCGGTCCCTGGAAGAGCTTGGCTACGCCGGTGGGAACGTAACGCTTCCGCACAAGGAGGCAGCCTTTCGCCATGCCGAAAAACTGGATGGAGCGGCTGAGCGGATTGGTGCCGTGAACACCTTGTGGCTCGAAGGCGGACATTTGTGCGGATCCAATACGGATGCTTATGGCTTCGCCGCAAATCTCGACCAGCAACTGCCAGGCTGGGACAGCGCCAGGACAGCTATGGTGCTGGGTGCGGGCGGAGCTGCACGTGCCGTTGTTCATGCGTTGCAGGAGCGTGGTTTCGACGAGGTCCGGATCGTCAACAGAACGCAAGCGCGTGCCCGCGATCTTCAGATGCGTTTCGGCGGATCAACCAGTTCCCACGGTTGGGATGAAATCGAAAAGCTGCTTCCCAGCACCGATCTCCTTGTCAACACGACATCTCTGGGAATGGCAGGATCGGCATTGCTTGATATCTCTCTGGACGGCCTCCCGGATCACGCGATCGTCTCGGATATCGTTTATGTGCCGCTGAAAACGCGGCTACTGAAAGATGCAGAAGCGCGAAACCTGCGCACGGCGGAAGGTCTTGGCATGCTTCTTCATCAGGCAGTCGCAGCTTTCGAGCGCTGGTTTGAGGTCAAGCCGGAAGTCACCGACGAACTGCGCCAGCGCATCGTCCATGATCTGGGGGGCGCGAAGTGA
- a CDS encoding pyruvate, water dikinase regulatory protein, translated as MQKPQSFFHLHLISDATGETLLAAGRAAAAQYKNARAIEHIYPLIRTEKQLARVFEEIDRQPGIVLYTIVDQALARQIDERCQTMGLPVVSVLEPVLGVFQSYLGTPAGRRVGAQHVLDAGYFQRIDALNFTMEHDDGQLPHDVEEADVVLVGVSRTSKTPTSIYLANRGVKTANVPIVLDVPPPPALLTARHPLIVCLVASAERISLVRQNRVLGTHADDSFDIYTDRATIGRELSYARQLSTRHGWPLIDVTRRSIEETAAAIMALRAETRSSGEEDGF; from the coding sequence GTGCAAAAGCCTCAGAGCTTCTTTCATCTGCACCTCATTTCGGATGCGACCGGCGAAACGCTGCTTGCAGCCGGTCGCGCTGCGGCTGCGCAGTACAAGAATGCGCGGGCGATCGAACATATCTATCCGTTGATCCGGACCGAAAAGCAGCTGGCGCGGGTTTTCGAGGAAATAGATCGTCAGCCGGGCATCGTACTCTACACCATCGTCGATCAGGCACTGGCGCGCCAGATTGATGAGCGCTGCCAGACTATGGGTCTGCCGGTCGTCTCGGTACTCGAACCGGTTCTTGGCGTGTTCCAGTCCTATCTCGGCACCCCGGCAGGACGGCGGGTCGGAGCGCAGCATGTGCTTGATGCCGGTTATTTCCAGCGCATCGACGCGTTGAATTTCACGATGGAGCATGACGACGGTCAACTTCCCCATGATGTCGAGGAAGCGGATGTGGTCCTTGTAGGCGTCTCGCGCACCTCCAAGACACCGACAAGCATCTACCTGGCCAATCGTGGAGTGAAGACAGCCAATGTACCGATTGTGCTGGACGTGCCCCCGCCCCCCGCCCTTTTGACTGCACGGCATCCGCTCATTGTTTGTCTGGTGGCTTCGGCCGAACGGATCTCCCTGGTCCGGCAGAACCGGGTGCTGGGCACGCATGCTGACGACAGTTTCGACATATATACGGACCGGGCGACCATCGGACGCGAACTGTCCTATGCACGTCAGCTTAGCACGCGCCATGGCTGGCCACTGATCGATGTGACCCGCCGTTCGATAGAGGAAACCGCTGCTGCCATAATGGCGTTGCGTGCGGAGACACGTTCAAGCGGAGAAGAAGATGGCTTTTAA
- the hemJ gene encoding protoporphyrinogen oxidase HemJ produces the protein MNKILLPIVALVGAVGLFLLASDAAYDWVKAFHIIAVIAWMAGMLYLPRLFVYHSDATAGSDKSETFKIMERRLYSAIIMPAMLATWILGLWLAWKGFGFSGGWLHAKIALVVALSGVHGFLGGSLRKFERDANTRSARFWRIMNEVPTVLLLLIVILVAVKPF, from the coding sequence ATGAACAAGATTCTTTTACCGATTGTCGCACTGGTGGGTGCGGTGGGCCTGTTTCTGCTTGCCTCGGATGCCGCCTATGACTGGGTGAAGGCATTTCACATCATCGCGGTAATCGCCTGGATGGCGGGAATGCTCTACCTGCCGCGGCTTTTCGTCTATCACAGCGATGCAACTGCCGGATCAGACAAGAGCGAAACCTTCAAGATCATGGAACGGCGGCTGTACAGTGCAATCATCATGCCCGCCATGCTTGCAACATGGATTCTGGGACTGTGGCTTGCCTGGAAGGGCTTCGGCTTCTCCGGAGGCTGGCTGCATGCGAAGATCGCGCTTGTCGTGGCACTGAGCGGTGTACATGGCTTTCTCGGAGGTTCGCTGCGCAAGTTCGAACGGGATGCCAATACCCGGAGCGCGCGGTTCTGGCGCATAATGAACGAAGTGCCGACCGTCCTGCTGCTGCTGATTGTCATTCTTGTGGCCGTAAAGCCCTTCTGA
- the hemE gene encoding uroporphyrinogen decarboxylase — MAATKFMEVMDGKTVFPPPIWMMRQAGRYLPEYRELRAKAGSFLDLCYNPDFAVEVTLQPIRRFHFDAAILFSDILVVPHALGRDLRFEEGRGPVLTPIKADEVDALGRVDTFHERLAPVYETVRRLKDELPDDVSLIGFCGAPWTVATYMIAGHGTPDQAPGRLFGYSDPHLMDALLDVLAVRSADYLIRQIEAGADAVQIFDSWSGVLDEACFERWCVAPVAKMVKIVRERCGNIPIIGFPKGAGCFADSYRAKTGITAQGLDWTVPMTKARTLQEAGPVQGNLDPMRLRAGGKALEEGVDRILEELGRGPLVFNLGHGITPQVPVSHVEALVKRVRQAEG; from the coding sequence GTGGCGGCAACGAAATTCATGGAAGTGATGGACGGCAAGACCGTCTTCCCTCCACCGATCTGGATGATGCGCCAGGCAGGACGCTATCTGCCCGAATACCGGGAACTCAGGGCCAAGGCGGGAAGCTTCCTCGACCTATGCTACAATCCGGACTTCGCAGTTGAGGTAACGCTGCAGCCGATCAGGCGGTTCCACTTTGACGCAGCGATCCTGTTTTCCGACATTCTGGTTGTGCCGCACGCGCTCGGACGGGATCTACGCTTCGAGGAAGGTCGCGGACCGGTTCTTACGCCCATAAAGGCGGATGAGGTTGACGCTCTCGGGCGGGTCGACACCTTTCACGAAAGGCTTGCGCCGGTCTACGAGACCGTGCGGCGTTTGAAAGATGAATTGCCCGATGATGTGTCACTGATCGGCTTTTGCGGCGCACCCTGGACCGTTGCCACCTACATGATCGCCGGACATGGCACGCCTGATCAGGCACCTGGCCGACTGTTTGGCTATAGCGATCCGCACTTGATGGATGCGCTTCTGGATGTACTGGCGGTGCGTTCGGCCGACTATCTTATCCGCCAGATTGAAGCTGGTGCGGATGCCGTACAGATTTTCGATTCCTGGTCCGGCGTTCTGGATGAAGCCTGTTTCGAGCGCTGGTGCGTGGCGCCAGTGGCCAAGATGGTGAAGATTGTCCGCGAGCGCTGCGGCAACATTCCGATTATCGGCTTTCCGAAGGGTGCCGGCTGTTTCGCCGATAGCTACCGGGCCAAGACGGGCATCACGGCGCAAGGCCTTGACTGGACCGTGCCAATGACCAAGGCACGAACCTTGCAGGAAGCGGGCCCCGTTCAGGGCAATCTTGATCCGATGCGATTGCGGGCAGGCGGCAAGGCTTTGGAAGAGGGTGTCGATCGGATCCTCGAAGAACTCGGGAGAGGGCCGCTGGTTTTCAATCTTGGCCACGGCATCACACCGCAGGTGCCCGTGAGCCATGTTGAGGCGCTGGTCAAACGGGTCAGACAGGCTGAGGGGTGA
- a CDS encoding Maf-like protein, translating into MAFNSETIILASTSPFRRKMLEDVGLDIATQAPDIDERSVEAPLQESGATAEDVAAILAEAKALDVSERHPNAWVIGADQTLSLEERLFHKPKDMEEARRNLLALSGRTHQLNSGIVLAHQGRVEWRHTAIAHITLRDLDPGFIGRYLAEIGDAALKSVGSYQVEGAGNHLFRKIEGDHFTIIGMPLLPLLEALRERKLIDG; encoded by the coding sequence ATGGCTTTTAATTCAGAAACGATCATTCTGGCCTCGACCAGTCCGTTCCGCCGCAAGATGTTGGAAGACGTGGGTCTCGACATCGCCACTCAAGCACCTGACATCGACGAACGTTCAGTGGAAGCACCGCTGCAGGAAAGTGGCGCAACGGCAGAAGATGTTGCTGCCATCCTGGCCGAAGCCAAGGCGCTCGACGTTTCCGAGCGTCATCCGAATGCCTGGGTTATTGGTGCGGATCAGACGCTCTCGCTCGAGGAGAGGTTGTTTCACAAGCCCAAGGACATGGAAGAGGCAAGACGAAACCTGCTTGCGCTCTCCGGCCGCACGCACCAGCTCAACAGCGGCATAGTCTTGGCCCATCAGGGGCGTGTCGAATGGCGTCACACCGCCATTGCACACATCACCCTGCGCGACCTGGACCCGGGCTTCATCGGCCGGTATCTCGCTGAAATCGGTGATGCTGCATTGAAAAGCGTCGGCAGCTACCAGGTGGAAGGTGCCGGAAACCACCTCTTCAGGAAGATCGAAGGGGATCACTTCACGATTATCGGCATGCCGCTTCTGCCACTACTCGAAGCATTGCGTGAAAGGAAACTGATTGATGGCTGA